From the Scomber scombrus chromosome 22, fScoSco1.1, whole genome shotgun sequence genome, the window GCATACAACATAACACCAAAAGAGACCCCTCATTTTGGCTTTTCAGTGAACCCATTCAGTGCATGCTTTGGCAGGATTGTGATGCTTTATTATAGAtgtttccccctcctctcttttggCTTCACTGAGTCATTCAGTATTCACAAAACATAACCTGTACTGTTCATTTACACCGTAGATGAAGTGTGGTTGTTTATCACAGTGCTTATCATTTGAATGAAGAGTGTTCCCTGTGCAGGAGTTTGAAGGATGCTTTATCTATCGTgtaaattattcacattttgagtCACTTATTCCATCATGTCAATATGCAAGATTTATACCACTGCCTAACAGGCTCAGACCTCTTCCCTCTGATGTTCAGGTGGTTTACAGAAACAGAATACTGATGTGTGACTAAAATGTCTCGTCCAGTTTAGATTGGTGTTTAGCTATGCTCGTGGAGGGGCTCTTGGGATGGAAATGTTGATAGGTGGGTCAGAAAGATGGCTTAACAAGTATTTAATGGATTACTGTGAAGTTTTGTACAAACATTTGCAGTCTGAGGAGGATAAATCCAGATTTGCATGTTGATTACCCCTAAAAGTAATATGGAAATCAAAGCTGACACCTGTGACTTTATCTTCAATGTTATCCTTTTCGCCATTTTCAATACATACTGATAGCAGAAATTACAAGCTGTATCTCATCATGCATACAGATGTAATTACCCTCACTTCATAAAGCCGATGTTCTCCAGTTTGGCTAAATTGTCTCAGCCACGCTGGCTATAGTTATCTATGCTGTGATTTTTGATTGGTGCCATGTGAGTCTCTAAATGTGTTTAGTTTAACGCATTTTTTGGTCTACAGAGGGCGCTGCTGGAACAGAAGCAGCGGAGGAAGCGGCAGGAACCGCTGATGGTCCAGCCCAACACAGAGGCTCGACCCCGGCGCTCCAGGACACGGCGTGGAGAGGAGCAGGCCCCGCTGGTGGAGTCTCAACTCAGTATCATCAACGATGTCATCATGGATGGTAAGAGGGAAACACTGGTCGCTGGTTTGTGTTGCATCATTTTTGCATCATTCATGAGGGacgttttttttctcaaggCATGTAAAATCACACAGGCATCTTCAAACAATCTTCTCTCCACACACTCAAAAGTGGGCATTGACTTCATATTGCAACaggtattatttaaaaaaaacacattatataacCTTAACAGCACAAATTTGTCATGTTCAATGTTCCACTGACATCAGCTTGGTGGTTTTTTttggataaaaaataaaaaccacttGCGGTGCCCCATTTTATAGCATCATTTCATATTGTCTCCAAGAATTATGTGTTAGCAGATTATTATCAGATATTAAAAGCAGAATAATAGTAGATTTTACTgcattgtacacacacactaatgttcATATTTGACGTGTTCTTCCTTTGCCAAGGTTTTTAGCAGGTCACTTAAGGATAGTTTACATAGCAAAAATTAATGTTGTGGTAATTAGTAGTATgtcattttcaatttttataataattaaattctCTTTAATCATATGGTTGTTCCGTGTTTTATTTAGACAGACTCTtataattttaaacataaaaacatgttattaagTGAAAATTCAAGGGAGGGATTATTCatttagacacattttaattaactgtCTCTTAGCAGGTGAAGCTTACAGGTATATGCTAAATAAAGAAAAGCCTGAAGAGAAACTCAGCACATACAGGATAATAAACGGTACACAATCATATACCAGATACCTAGAGTCTGTTTAAGGCACTCGTAGTGAAGCTTTTCAGTAAGTGTGATGACTCAGGTACGACTCAGCTCagtcacagacaaacacagctgCGTAATTATCACAACACAGGCTCGTTAACAACTGATTGTTTTTCCTGCCATAGGTATCGACGGCCCAGCAGCTTTCCTGGGATCAGAAGCCCCTGATATGGGAACGAAAATTCAAATCCTGTCGGTGAGCCAGCCCCAGGCCCAGTCCCAGTCTCAGTTCCAACCCCAGTCCCAGTCCAAGCCTCAGTCCCCTGCTGCTGCGGAGGAGCCTGAGAGGGACGGAGACACTGAGACGCTGCTGGAGCCCAAGACAGATATCCACGAACTGCTGCAGAAACAAGGTGTGAGTTTAGCACATGGGATAGAATAAGATAGATAGAATAAAGATCTAGGTTTTAGAGGGAACAGACTTGTTGCTTAAGTGTTTTTGGAAGAAAGTTAATACTTTCCCCAAAATTATAATGTTTGCACAACCAGTTATCACCCCCTAGACATAGACTACCTGGGAAAAAAAGCGGTACTAAATGTGAGTCTGACGGTACTAATTGTCGAGGAATGGCAAGAGAGTGTTTTTCGTATCAGGATGACAATCAATCACCTGAACTCTGAGAGTGTATAATGTATTTATGCACTCAGAGTTAATGCAGTTATACCTCTGAGTCACTCCAGATTAGCATTTATTGCCAGACTTTGTGACATGCCCAGAATTTCAAGCCCTTGCTGCAGTATGGAATATGGATGCAGACAGTGGCGTGATTGATGGTGACGCAGTGAGAAATGGGTCATTTAATAATAGGCCGGAGCATTGTTCACACTGCAGCGCTTATCTGTGGCCTCATTATAGCTACTACCACCCACACTACACCAGCCAGCTGGGCAGGGATTTATAAAGTTTATGGAAGATATGACCCGAGTGggttatgtacttttttttttgatccaCCTGCTGCTGTGGTGCAGAAACAACTTTCTCCATCCTAAATGCACATTGACTTACAGAAAAAGTTCAAAACTGGGATCGCAAAGCCACTTTTGGTCCAGATGTTGGAGGAAATTAGTtgattttgaaaataatattgGGTAAAAATTGATCAAAGGCTGCCGTAGCTACCGCATCTTTTTTTCTACGATGTGACGTGATGCTGCAGTAGCAAATGTCATTGTCCTCCTCAGTAATGCAAAGCCTCATTGTTAATGTCACCCCAGTTTAGCATAGGAATACATTATTTCCTCAGGAGTTGAGACAGGTATTTTTGGCTCCCTGTCCCTTGATATTATCCCAGCCCTCCAGGAAATGGAAGGAATTCAGATTCTGAGGCATATTTGATACATATTTGATGAGCTCATTCAATCACAACCTGTATTTTCAGGTGAGGGCAAAACTTGAAACTCCCTGTGAGGTTATTATGATGTGGATATGTGTCTCTTTTGGTTTATTTACTAGCTTAAAGTTCTTGTGTTGAGAGAGGTTGCTGCTTAGCCCATTAAGAGTCTTCTCTGACATTTCCAGATGGTTGATTTCATAACCCACTGGCTCACATAAGtttgtttggtgttttaatTGGAGCCCTGGAGTCACTGTTAGAGGGAGTCTAACATTTGCAATCTGTATTTCATGATGGCTCTCACTTTCTCTGAGGGATTGCTGCATATCCAGGGTTCGTCTCTTGCAAATAACCCagtttaaatattgtttttggcTGTGCTGCCTGTCGCATTATTCATCTTTTTCAATTCCTACCCTGCACACCCTCTAACCTGCCCAGGATATGTTAGTCCAAGTGATTGGTAACAGGAGGAGGTGTCAGAGGTGTCTGAGGCTATAATGGCTCTTTTGTCTGCCAAATGGAAAATGCTTTGTGCGCCTTAAGAAGCAAAACCAAAATTACTGTAATTTATACACGTCAAAGCTAAAGATTGGATTCCAGTAATTATACAGACTTATGCAACATATCATTTTATAGCAGCCACATTACTATAATTAATGTTGCTTCTGGTCAAGCAATTAATctacaaattacattttaatcccAGTTTGAAATGTTCTTACCGCCCACGTTTTACATACATCTTAAATACTGCAACAGTTTCCTCTGCTTACTGACATCTCTCCATACCATTGGATCATTGTCATCTTCTGACAGTGCATTCAAATTGGGTACAGCTGCATCCAAGAGTTGGCTGATAAATCCAATTATCAATGACGAAACAGATGTCTCAAGCAGTCCAGACTAGCTGCAGTCAACTATGCCGATTTTACATCTGCATGACTGCATGATTGCATAGAGCTGTCTCTCCATGAGGACACAGATGTGAGCCACGGGAGGGATGTCAGTCTCATCTCTTGACATTAATCACACCCGGGATGCATAGGTTTTGACAGGTAGGGCCAGTCGAGGCCATTAGCTTAATGTGACCTTTCGGTGAGGTGAGTGATGAGCAGTTTAACAGAATAATATGTTGTTCAGTCAGATAGAAAGCAGCGTGGAGATGGCTCAGATTCACAAGGATTTGTTTCTGATTCCTTGTTTGCTATGAAGTTACAGATATGAATCTCCCCTGTGTTCAAAACAATACCTCTATTAATATTTCTCAGTAATATAAAAGGAGTGATCATTTATCACTCCAgtccttttatatttataattaagtgTATAATGCACAATTTTATCATCTCAAGTATTGCATCAGTTCTTACATCAGTTCCTCAGTAATTAGTTGTCACACATCAAAGACTATAAATGAaccaaaatgatgtaaaatacaCCTTGGGGACAATTTGatgccaaatgaaaaaaactttgtgaggaaatgaaataaagtgtttagGATTCTTGTACATTTGGGGATATGCAGAGAGCCTCTGGGTttcatttcccctttttttggtCTTCTTTGAAAAAGCTTCCCAGCATGAAAATGGTAAAGACTTAAAGCTAAACATTAAAGCTCACCGTTGCCTCGTGTCCCTTACCAGGTCTGTCTGGCAGTATGAACTTTGATGAATCCAGCGAGCACGAGGATGACGCGGAGGAAGAGCGGACACGTTCTCTGTCCCCCAACGCAGACACAACCAGACCATCCTCCGCTGCCAGTGGCAAGGACGTTTCAGTGAGTAGCCCAATAAATTCACTCACAATTAACATCCTAACATTGCCAGCACTACACAACAGTACACAACTCCTCAACAAGAGCCAAACAATGTGTACAAAGTTCATGTACTGATTCTACCTCAGGAGGTGACGTCCGGATCGCCCACTGCAGAGAGCTCGCTGATCGATGTCACCAATCTAGAGGAGTTTGTCTTGCGTCCGGCTCCGCGTGGCAACAGCGTCAAATGTCGAATTACCAGGGACAAGAAGGGCATGGACCGTGGCCTCTATCCAACCTACTTCATGCacatggagagagaggatggcAAGAGGGTGAGGTTTGGAGAcgtttaaagaaaaacatacacaaaaaaagatatttgaatATCCATCACTTAATAAGAAACTACCATCTCAACCCATCGTGGACATTATGGATacggtataaatacatcatggtgtctcttttcaggtgtttttgctggcaggaagaaagaggaagaagagtaaGACATCCAACTACCTTATTTCAGTGGATGCTACTGATCTgtcgagagagggagagagcttCATAGGTAAACTGAGGTAAAACCACACTTTCTATTAGATCTGTTTTAGTCCATGAGGGGCTACATGGTCATTTCTTAAACTCATTTTAGAACCTGGATTATCTTCTACATCGCTATACTAACATCTGCGTAAATCCACTTGAAAGTGTTGGTGAATTAAGACGATGTTAACaacatttcacttgttttttgtaTATGCTACAAGACTGCGTTTTGTGCTGATTGTATGAAACAAACTACTTAATCCACAAATATGAGTCAAATAGTTGCGTTATGTGGCACAACTATGAGCAgtgcttattttcattttccagaCAATTAACAGCAGCTCTTAATAGTTATTATTGCCTAAACATGAGTATTTTAGTAGTGATATTTGGTTGGTTTTCAACAAAGTcaatcagtgttttttgttctcATTTCTACCAGGTCCAACCTCATGGGCACCAAATTCACAGTGTACGACAACGGCACCAATCCCTGCAAAAACCCCGGAGCGCTGCTGGAGGAGAGCAACACGCGACAGGAGCTGGCTGCCATCTGCTATGTGAGTgtgaaacaaagacacacacacacactcgcgcaCACACAAGCTATTAATGTGTTCGCTTCATCCTGAGTTCATTCATGAAATTAAGTCTCATTCTCTCGACCGCTGGGCAGGAAACCAACGTGCTGGGATTCAAAGGACCACGTAAGATGACTGTAATCATCCCGGGCATGAACATGAACTTTGAAAGAGTCCCTGTAAGGCCTCAAAATGTGAGTCTGACGGTCATGAAATGCGATCCTGTTTTGActgtgcatcattttttaacaacctagtgtgtttctgttcatctGTACCCAAACTGACATCTCAAAATAACTATTACAGGAGCAGGAGAGCCTCCTGAGCAGGTGGCAGAATCACTCACTGGACAACCTGATCGAGCTGCACAACAAGGCCCCCGTGTGGAACGATGACACCCAGTCTTATGTGCTGAACTTCCACGGCCGGGTGACTCAAGCTTCGGTCAAGAACTTTCAAATAGTTCACGACAATGACCGTAAGTTACCTCTCTCTGTGCATAGATAGATATCAATAGAGCTCAGAAGGAGAAGGAGGTTCCTACCTTCAAGCAGTGGCTCAAGGAAATGACTGACAAGCTTCACCTTGAAAAAATAAGGTTCTGTTTGAGGAGCAGAGAATCACAATTTAACAAGATTTGGCTGTACCTTGTCTGTTACCCAAGAAACAATCCATAGTAGACACTCATTACTCTTTAACCTTTGACATGTTATAGTACAAACtgagcagaaggggagggaaggaagggtggTCGGGTATACGtatgaagatgtgtgtgtgtgtgtgtgtgtgtgtgtgtgtgtgtgtgtgtgcgtgcgtgtgtgcgtgtgtgcgtgcgtgcgtgcgtgcgtgcgtgcgtgtgtttatTTTGGACACTGTTggttgtattttctttgtttccctTTTCAATTGAATATGTAGACTGGGTCCCTTTCCTCCATTATtccattttcaataaaacacacttgACAAAAAAGATAGATATAATTAGTCCATAGAAGTAAATagaacacattttcacacttttaaatGCTCATATGCATTTAATACTGGACTTTCTgtttccccctccctccagcTGACTACATTGTCATGCAGTTCGGCAGAGTGGCCGAAGACATCTTCACCCTGGACTTCAACTACCCCATGTGTGCTCTTCAAGCCTTCGCCATCGGCTTATCGAGCTTTGACAGCAAGCTGGCCTGTGAATGAACCGCCGCCAGTTCTGCTCCCACGCCTCCGCCTTTCCTGTTTCCCTGCAAAAATCTCTTCTCGCTGAACTACTTGGAAGCCGTCAGCATCGCCGCTTAAATCATCGGGAATTTGTTCACACCGAAGTCAAGAAACCAATATGAATAAAAGCAAGAAGATGCTGGTGAGGAATGTCGGTGCTCTGTTGGCAAATCCAGCGATCCTCCAGacttaaatgttgttgtttttttcctgccaCTTTTTACAGGGGTTGTTTCAATATCAGTTTATCCTTTGTGTacagtttatgtgtatttgtacaCATGTATACAACCTAAAAGGGAAAagacaaagcaaaacacaccACTCTCATCAGTGCTGGAGAAAAGGCGCTTTTATCATACATCTGATTCAAAAAAGAACCAGTGTTAATTTATGACAGTACTTTTTTGAAAAGCAGTGAGATTCGTATCAAtcatgtattttctgttgtttcagttgcctttaaatttgatttcacacagtgtttttttgCCATGCTAGCGGCGCGGCTTTAATGGCGATCAGTGTGTCAGTCCAACAAATTTATCCAGGCTGcagtattttaacatttgatgGATCGCTGTGGGGATTTTTGGTACTGACGTCCTCTGTCCCTCCTGCAGCTGAGATTATACGAGCCAGACACCTGAGGCTGATGAAATGCAGCTTGGACTGATGAGTCAAACCTGACAATGTAGAGTTGAGCCTGACAAATGGAGTCTGAGGTTTCACTTTGCAGAGCATAAACCATTTTGAATAATAACCAAACTGCATGGCTTTTCCTCTGGCGACACCTTCAGGCCAAACTTTAGACTTCCTTTTTCTACCCTGCTTTAGTAACAAGGCAAAAAGCAAAGTGGTTGTACTGTTTTTCCTGGTGTGTAATTAGCGTTACAGTCTCCTCCGCTAGCATGGCTGCAGAATTTAAGTCTTGTTTACATCTTTAAACGTGGCAGTACGGCTTAATCTGCCATCTACTACTAATTTCAGTCTTtattatcatgttatcatcactccttttgtttttcatgtgtggAAGGTGCATTATTCAAAAAAAGAGACCTGTCttatgtttattgtgtttttgtgaataaGTGTCATTTTTATCTTGTGACtgtgatttttctttgttttagcAAAGTTGGATTAtcatggagagagaaaaaaaaaagcaaacgcAGAATTGCACATTTAATGAAAagatatacatactgtatataaaatacaatgtaaTGCCTTcttcttatttcatttaatctAGCCGTCTTTAAGCATAAAATACTAAAAGTTCATggcgacacaaacacagaaatcatCCGAGaagactttgtttgttttcatgtagaAAATCTACTGTGTCTACACTGATTGAACaagatacagtatatgtgaCGTTTTATACTGAGTAGAGAAAGAGTCGGACCTTATGTTAAACACACCACATCATGTTGGCCTGCCTTCTGTAACTGCCTGTGTCTTCTCTTTTGAATTGTGAGGAAAACTTAAGGGAAATCAATAAGGGATAATGGACTTTTATATGGCTCATCATTAAATGTCcctaatattttgttttttttaagtgtactgtatgcatgtgatgaaaatgaaaagtgaaaacatcTGTATAGTACATACAACCAGCAGTGAATCATTTTGAGTGGCAGTCATTTTAATACAACCTAATCTGGATCCTTCACTCATAAGTCTTCAGTGGGATATCCTGCATCAAGATGGTTTTTCAGGGGTAGACTGAACTTAAACTGCTATCTCAGTAGGCAACATGCAAACTATAAATATCTTGTATACTATACTTTCAAAGAAATCAATGTtacaaataatcataaataactGTGTGCCAGCAGTTTAagagtttttgtcattttgtactCAGACATTATGAAGAAAGTGTGCAATGGGAGttttgaagagagagaaaaaaaagtttatagaAAAATATTTTGGAATTTGTATACTTTTATTACAAGAGACTTTGGTGAAACACATTCCAGTCGAGGCAGCATTTCAACAGGGTGAAAAATATCAATGGATGATCAAACGTGTGAATCATGTTAATATACTGAGAGATTAATGTATTCAGcaaactgtttattttcctAAACATGACCAATGTCAACTTGATTCAGAGCAAAACAAAAGTACTTATTTCCATCCATGTAAAACGTTTAAATaaccaaaataaaaactgtttttttttgtggaacttgtttttttatttgaatttttggCACAGTGCATATAAtagaaatcaaataaaatacttcaaaaaCCTTCATCTTTGGTACTGTGTGAAAATAAAGTGCTtcatatgtttatattatattatatatttgaacattttaactGTCTGTTCATGTTGCTGTCAAGTAGAACTTCATCGCACATGATTGAAATTTTGGGTATTTTATGTAAGAACATTGAAAATTTGCTGTAACAAACATTTGATAAATTGATTGAACATTGCAGGACATATTATAACTTGACACACTGAACACTGTAACCCGCCCGCTATCAACAGCTGTACTCTATTTCATTAAATATCAATCTCGGCGGGCAGGTCTTTGTACTTGATAAGGTAGTAGGGGTAACACTGACAGCTAtcaaaaactacaaacatgGTGGGTTTGTTCATGACGTCCACACAGCTATCGTAGAGACGGTACTGGCTCATCTTGGATTTGATTGGCGGTGGGCGGCGGTAGTCTGTCCTTCCCACACACACCTGCCCCACCAGGACTTTGGCCAGGAACATGTGGCGGACGTCATCTCGCAAGGTCGAGTAGTAGTTGGACACGTCGGCAGTGGTGGCGAAGTAGGAGCCATTACCGTAGGATGTGCCGTTGACGCCGGCCACACGGGGGTCGAAGTTGTTGTGGCAGATGGCCTCTGAGGCCTCTTTGGTTGTTCCGTGGAAGAGATGTCTCTCCAGAGGCTCCTTAGACTTGGAGGGCTGCTTCTGCATGTATGCCTTGTGCCTGTAATGACAATGCAAATGGTTTAATACATATTATGATGCAACTTTGCTGACCCTTCTCatctttatttctatatttcacTCAAACGTAGAAACTAGGACTAATATTTCTCTCTGAGCAGACTAATGTTAGTATTTTGCTGAtctttaaaatattgttaaacaGCCTGTCATTTAccaaacaaaaatggaaaatgttaactatttttctctgttgtgcgtcactgtaaattaaatatgatttggTTTTTGACTGTTGTATGATGTCGCAATTCCTTCTGAGGAACTGTGATtggcatttttcacaatttccggacattttacagatttattggttgtgaaaatgataataattttGCATCCCTAGATATACAGGTGCTGTTTTTTACAATGCTAATTCAAGTATATCACTGACCAACAATACATTAGTGCAAGAAAGATCttaaaaggaatagttcaacattttcagataaaaacatatttacttgCTTACTTACTAAGCATTTCAGCTTAAAGTCTAATCTTTTACACATAAAGTTTATTTCATGCATTCAACTGCAGAGACTGAGTGTTGCCAAAACATGCAGACTTCACTCAACACTTTGCCTGAACTCGTGACGGAGGGCGACATGAGTCAGTACATTGAATATGAACTTTATAGTTTTTAgacaagacacacaaacaacagctaGACCTTTGGTACTTGTCCCAGTGGAGGATATTCTGGACCTGCTGGATGCTGATGATGTCCACGCTGGTGGCATGCAGGCTCTCATAGAAAAGGTTTTGGACACAGCGGTAGGCCCGTGTGCCAGCCGGAACATGTACCAGGCTGTAGTCCCGCTCTGAGGCCAGACCCCACACTGGAGGGTACCAGGAACTGAACTCCTTCAGAGGGTCCACGCTGAAGTTGTGCCCAGGGGGATCAGTAGCAGGCTGGATGGGGTCCGTCTCAATTCCTGTCCTGGGTGTGGAGAGTAAAAGTAGGAAGAGAAAGGCAGGATATTAATGTGATGAAGAAGAGATATGTAGCCATTTCAAAGGACCTTTCTTACAATTGATAGCTTGTAGTAAATATCTGCACAGTGAATGAGTCGATGTGATGAGTTGATCAGTTTCACAAATCAATGATTATGTTGTAAAGAAAAgacttttctgtgtgtgtacttctgAAAAGGACAATTTTGAGATATGTGACAAACATGAATAGATTGATATATACCTACAGTATCTGAAACACTTGTCACGGTAATGTTTGTTTGATACTGAAtgccaataaaacaataaattacaaaaacatgatCAAATTAGATTCCAAAACATTCTGTATCACAGATAATCCAAGCAGAACAAGCATGTCTTAATAACTGGCACCATAAGCTTCTAAATATCTGTATACAGAAGCCATGAGGTCAAGTTATAGTAATCACCAGCCTGTATGTGCTGTCTGTATTCTTGTATTcgtcatttgttttgtttcttaggATTATTACGTGAGGTAAAGTGCTGTTTTTTGGGGTGTCTAGTCTTTGTTGTATCAGGCTTCTCGTTGGATGAGGAGCAGGCGCACTGGACTCTCCTGGCTTTTACTGTGCCTTCTTGTCTGAAAGAGGATCTATACTCGTATTTTAAGGGTTTTTCCTTTTTGATGATATTAGCCAGTGTTTGATacatttatccttttttttttttttttttttttttacaaatatgcCTTTGTGGCATTTTAAATCTTTCAAACATggtcatatttgtatttttagattgtttttgtGTATCTGAATACTGAGGTACAGTACTGGAGGTAGCAGGTTCACATTAGAGGAAAGTGGGATGAGTTCAACACTTGTAACCCCAATgcagtctttttattttaaaatgtagcaATCAACATCTAAGCATCTCCTGCTTTCTCtaagaaatcacatttttatatttaagagtTCTGGTTTTGATCCTTGTAGCTTTCAGAGCAGTTTGTGGACTGCCACTActcttaaaaatatgtttgcttGACACACTGAACGGTTGACTTCTCAAGCAAATGaaacaaagacaagaaagacagagaggaagaggcaggATACCAACTTCAGGTAAGGCTGCATGGAATCAGTTGAGCGGTAGATGGGTCTGCATCGAATTGCTCTCTGGTATCCAGTGGTAACGTTGGTTTGAGTCATCATGGCGAAGTCTACCTTGTATTCCTGGCGGCCGATATGGAAGAAACACTCTGACTCCTTCTCACTCATCTTCTCGCGCAGCAAGTCAGACGTGTCCTAAAAAGAGACGGACCAATCAGTGGACTAGCAGCTGCAGTTAAATGGCACCTTGAGTGGGTGCAATTTAACCACAAAAGAGATAAAACTGGAATGGACATGATAAAGGGAATGAAAAGTACAAAAAAGGCaatcaaaaaacagaaagaaggaatATTAACCTGGTCGTACTCTTCCCAGCCAGAGTCCCACCAGTAGATTCTCCATTTGGTGGGAAAGTAAGGGTTAATAATGAGACTATCAGAGTTAGACAGTCGTCTAGCACTCTCATATTTATAGGTGCCGTTCACTTCCATTGACTCGAAGCCCAGAGTGTAGTGGTCTTTTCTGAAGGGAATATTGGACAAAACATGATTGTGAGATTACAAATTAAACCCATTTACAACATATCAGATAAGAGTCAAACACTGTACAGGACATCTAAAATCAGTTGTACCCGCTTACTCACCCGTCGTTGATTTTAACACCCTCGTGTTTGACATTGCAGTAGATCCTCTCAAGTAAGACCTGAGAGCAAAGGCTGATGTTGATCCACTGGTGGCTGACAATGCACCACAGCTGCCAGTGAAAGGGATAAGGCGTGTGGTGCATGTCGCAATTCTTCCCTGCCTGACACACACTTAAGAGGAATCTGTCACAGATGTTGATGTCAGATGAGCTCTTTGTGTGAAACAGGGATGGGATAGACTGTGGCCCGGCTGGCGCTTGAGGCTTGGCATTGGTGGCTTTTGGGAGAATCTGGATCATGGGCTTgggagcaggaggaggctgGGTGATGAGCAGAGGCAGGGAGGCAATGAATGACATGGCTGGATTTGGAGCTACGTTTTGAGACTCACTTGAAGGACTCGGAAGGACCTGGGACTGGTTTTGGGGAAAAGTGAGCAGGACGCT encodes:
- the tulp3 gene encoding tubby-related protein 3 isoform X1; this translates as MSMERRALLEQKQRRKRQEPLMVQPNTEARPRRSRTRRGEEQAPLVESQLSIINDVIMDGIDGPAAFLGSEAPDMGTKIQILSVSQPQAQSQSQFQPQSQSKPQSPAAAEEPERDGDTETLLEPKTDIHELLQKQGLSGSMNFDESSEHEDDAEEERTRSLSPNADTTRPSSAASGKDVSEVTSGSPTAESSLIDVTNLEEFVLRPAPRGNSVKCRITRDKKGMDRGLYPTYFMHMEREDGKRVFLLAGRKRKKSKTSNYLISVDATDLSREGESFIGKLRSNLMGTKFTVYDNGTNPCKNPGALLEESNTRQELAAICYETNVLGFKGPRKMTVIIPGMNMNFERVPVRPQNEQESLLSRWQNHSLDNLIELHNKAPVWNDDTQSYVLNFHGRVTQASVKNFQIVHDNDPDYIVMQFGRVAEDIFTLDFNYPMCALQAFAIGLSSFDSKLACE
- the tulp3 gene encoding tubby-related protein 3 isoform X2 is translated as MDTVKNGGSQPVYSRWSYRPSSSASFSSNSAASGIEDDSSSLMQQKLEKQRALLEQKQRRKRQEPLMVQPNTEARPRRSRTRRGEEQAPLVESQLSIINDVIMDGIDGPAAFLGSEAPDMGTKIQILSVSQPQAQSQSQFQPQSQSKPQSPAAAEEPERDGDTETLLEPKTDIHELLQKQGLSGSMNFDESSEHEDDAEEERTRSLSPNADTTRPSSAASGKDVSEVTSGSPTAESSLIDVTNLEEFVLRPAPRGNSVKCRITRDKKGMDRGLYPTYFMHMEREDGKRVFLLAGRKRKKSKTSNYLISVDATDLSREGESFIGKLRSNLMGTKFTVYDNGTNPCKNPGALLEESNTRQELAAICYETNVLGFKGPRKMTVIIPGMNMNFERVPVRPQNEQESLLSRWQNHSLDNLIELHNKAPVWNDDTQSYVLNFHGRVTQASVKNFQIVHDNDPDYIVMQFGRVAEDIFTLDFNYPMCALQAFAIGLSSFDSKLACE
- the LOC134004322 gene encoding protein mono-ADP-ribosyltransferase TIPARP-like — its product is MSTTQILRKKPKLSADVSALEQQSKSSKVTLQSPSLLILEIPPDTNTSLPVWEAMMSQQVASTWTVNPYSIGLHLTPATPKQKNTTAPRKSERVSNMAKTSKTPSMFVHPYSTMVIQPIAQQHGASQKTPSVLLTFPQNQSQVLPSPSSESQNVAPNPAMSFIASLPLLITQPPPAPKPMIQILPKATNAKPQAPAGPQSIPSLFHTKSSSDINICDRFLLSVCQAGKNCDMHHTPYPFHWQLWCIVSHQWINISLCSQVLLERIYCNVKHEGVKINDGKDHYTLGFESMEVNGTYKYESARRLSNSDSLIINPYFPTKWRIYWWDSGWEEYDQDTSDLLREKMSEKESECFFHIGRQEYKVDFAMMTQTNVTTGYQRAIRCRPIYRSTDSMQPYLKTGIETDPIQPATDPPGHNFSVDPLKEFSSWYPPVWGLASERDYSLVHVPAGTRAYRCVQNLFYESLHATSVDIISIQQVQNILHWDKYQRHKAYMQKQPSKSKEPLERHLFHGTTKEASEAICHNNFDPRVAGVNGTSYGNGSYFATTADVSNYYSTLRDDVRHMFLAKVLVGQVCVGRTDYRRPPPIKSKMSQYRLYDSCVDVMNKPTMFVVFDSCQCYPYYLIKYKDLPAEIDI